The sequence TAATCGTCAAAGAGATCAGCAGCGAGAACAGAATCGCGATGGACAGCGTCACCGCGAATTCATGAAACAGCAAGCCGACAATGCCCGGCATCAACAGGATCGGCAAGAACACTGCGATCAGCGACAGGCTCATCGAGATGACCGTGAAACCCACCTCGGCGCTGCCGCGCAGTGCGGCCTCCTTGGGATCGAGCCCGGCTTCGAGGTGGCGCACGATGTTCTCCAGCACCACCACCGCATCGTCGACCACGAAGCCGGTGCCGATCGTCAACGCCATCAGCGAGAGGTTGTCGATGCTGTAGCCGAGCAGGTACATCGGCCCGAACGTGCCGATGATCGACAGCGGCAATGCGACCGCGGGGATCAGCGTCGCACGCGGCGAAAGCAGGAACACGAAGACCACGCCGACCACCAGCAGCACGGCGATGAAGAGCGTGCGTTCGGTATCGCCCACCGAGGCCCGGACCGATTCGGAGCGGTCGATCGCCACGTTGACGCGGATGGCGCTCGGCAACGCCGCCTCGATCGAAGGCAGGCGTGCCTGAATCTGCGCGACAGTCTTGACGACATTGCTGCCCGGCATCGGATAGACGATCACGAGAACGGACGACTTGCTGTTGTACAGCCCCGCGTTGCGGATGTTTTCGTTCGAGTCGATCACCTGGGCGACATCGCGCAGCAGCACCGGCGCACCGTCGCGGTACGCGATGATGACGTCACGGTAAGGCGCGGCCTTGCTGATCTGGTCGTTGGACAGGATCTCGTAGCGCTGGTCGCCCTGGTCGATGTGGCCCTTCGCGCTGTCGGCGTTCGCGGCGCCGATCGCCGCGCGCACGTCTTCGAGCCCGATGCCGTAGCTGCTGAGCTTGCCCGGCTGCAACTCGACCCGCACCGAGGGCAACGCGCCGCCGCCCAGCGTGATTTGCCCGACGCCATCGACCTGCGAGAGTTGCTGCTGGATCACCGAATCGGCGGAATCGTAGAGCTGCGCTTTGGTGAGGGTGTCCGACGTCAATGCGAGCACCATGATCGGCGCCCCCGCCGGGTTGTACTGGCGGTAGGTCGGGTTGGCGCGCAGTGTGGTCGGCAGGTCGGCGCGCGCCGCCTGGATGGCCGCTTCGACGTCGCGGGCCGCGCCGTTGATATCGCGGTTCAGCCCGAACACGATGACGATCATCGACGAGCCGACATAGTTGGTCGAGGTCAGCTGGCTCACGTCGGCGATCGTGGCGAGCCGGCGCTCCAGCGGCTCGGCCACCGTGGAGGCCATGATTTCCGGGCTGGCGCCCGCCATGTTCGCCTGCACCACGATGACCGGATAGGCGATGTTCGGCAGCGGCGCAACCGGCAGCCGGAAATAGGCGAGCGCACCCGACAGCAGGATCGCAACGGCCAGCAAAGTGGTCGCGACGGGCCGCCGGATGAACAGCGCCGAGATGTTCACGGCGCGCTCCTCGCTGCGCGCTCAGCGGCTCGGCGGCGGAAACGTTCCGCGATCCGGTCGAAACAGAGGTAGATCACCGGCGTCGTGAACAGCGTCAGCATCTGGCTCAAGGTCAGGCCGCCGATGATCGCGAGGCCGAGCGGCCGGCGCAACTCAGAACCCGTACCGGTGCCGAGCAGCATCGGCAAGGCGCCGAGCATGGCCGCAAGCGTCGTCATCAGGATTGGCCGGAAGCGCAACAGCGAGGCTTCGAAGATCGCGTCGCGCGGCGACTTGCCGTGGTTGCGCTCGGCGTCGAGCGCGAAGTCCACCATCATGATCGCGTTCTTCTTGACGATGCCGATCAGCAGCACAATGCCGATAATGCCGATCACGTCCAGATCGCTGCCCGCGATCATCAGCGCGAGCAAGGCGCCGATGCCGGCGGACGGCAAGGTGGACAGGATCGTCACCGGATGGATATAGCTCTCGTAGAGCACGCCCAGCACGATGTAAACAGCGACCAGCGCCGCGACCAGCAGATACACCTCGCTCTGCAACGAGTCTTCAAACGCCTGGGCCGCACCCTGGAACGAGGACGTAATCGACGGCGGCAGATTCACCGCCTGCTCGGCCTTGCGGATCTGGTCCACCGCCGTGCTCAACGAGGCGTCTTTCGCCAGATTGAACGAAATGGTGACGGCGGGGAACTGGGCCAGATGGCTGATCACGAGCGGCGATTTCGTGACCTTGATCGTGGCGATCCCCTTGAGCGGCACCTGGCCGGTGCTGCTGGTCTGGCTGGGCAGATACAGGTTGCCAAGCGAATCCAGATCGGGCAGCGCCTCAGGCTTGGCCACGAGAATGACCCGGTACTGATCGGACTGCTCGAAGATAGTCGAGACGATACGCTGGCCGAGCGCATCGTAGAGCGCGTTGTCGATGGTCGCCGCCGTGATGCCGTAGCGCGCGGCCAGTTGCCGGTTGACCTCGACATTGACGCTCAGGCCTTGCGTATTCAGATCGCTCGTCACGTCGGTAATCGCGGCGATCTGCTTCATCCGTGTGATCAGCGCGGGCACGTACTGGTCGAACGCCTGCTGGTTCGGGCCGCGCAGCACGAACTTGTACTGATTCGGCGAGACGGTGGTGTCGAGCGTGAGATCCTGCTCGGGCTGGAGATACAGCTTGATGCCCGGCACGTCGGCCACCTCCTGTTGCAGGCGCCGGACGATCTGCTGCGCGTTCAGCGAGCGGTCGTCTCGAGCCTTCAGATTGATCAGGAAGCGGCCGTTGTTCAGCGTGGGATTGGTCCCGTCGATGCCCACGTAAGAGGTGACCGAGGTGACGTTGGGGTCTTTGAGAATGGCCTCGGCCAGTGCCGCCTGGCGCACCGCCATCGCCGTGTAGGACACCGAGTTGTCCGCCACGCTGATACCCTGGATCACGCCGACGTCCTGGACCGGAAACAGCCCCTTGGGAATCACGATGTACAGGACCGCCGTGAGCACCACTGTGCCAACCGCCACCAGCAGCGTGAGGGTCTGGTGATCGAGCACCCAGCGCAGCCCGCGTTCATAACCCGAGAGTGTCTTGTTGAACAGGCCCTCGCTGATGCGCTCGAAGCGGCTCGGATGCCGTTGCGCCTGGGCACGCAGAATGCGCGCACAAAGCATCGGCACCACAGTCAGCGAGACCACGGCAGAGATGACGATGGTGACCGCGAGCGTCACCGCGAATTCGCTGAACAGACGCCCGATCACCCCGCCCATGAACAGCAGGGGGATCAGCACCGCGATCAGCGAGATGGTCAGCGAAAGAATCGTGAAACCGATCTGTCCGGCGCCTTCGAGGGCCGCCTCCAGCGGACTCATCCCCTCCTCCAGATAACGCACGACGTTCTCGATCATCACAATCGAGTCGTCGACCACGAAACCGGTGGCGATGATCAGCGCCATCAGCGAGAGGTTGTCGATCGAGTAATTGAGCTCGTACATCACCGCCAGCGTGCCGATCAGCGAAACCGGCACTGAGATGCTGGGGATGATGGTCGCCGGCACGTTGCGCAGGAACACGAAAATCACCAGCACCACCAGCACCACCGCCAGCACCAGCTCAAAGGCCGCGTCGGAGACCGACGAGCGGATCACGCCGGTGCTGTCCGAGACGACGGTGACCTGCATGCCCGCCGGCAGCGTGGATTCCAACGCGGGCAGTTGCTTCATGATCTGGTTGACCGTGGCGATCACGTTCGCCCCCGGCTGACGCTGCACGTTGAGCACGATCGCCGGCGTGTGGTTGTACCAGGCGCCTCGCTCGACGTCCTGCGGGGCCTGGGTGGCCCGCGCGACATCGCGCAGGTACACGGGTGCGCCGTTCTGGTAGGCGATCACCGTGTCCAGATAGTCCTTGGGGTCGACGATCTGGTCGTTGGCGTTGATCGTGTAGTCCAGCTCCGGCCCGTCGAAATTGCCTTTAGGCTGGCTCACGTTGACGTTGGCAAGCAGCGTGCGCAGGTCGTCGAGGTTCAGGCCGTAGGCGGCCAGTTTCTGCGGGTCCGCCTCCACCCTGACTGCCGGTACATTGCCGCCGGCGAGACCAACGAGGCCCACGCCGGGCACCTCGGAGATTTTCGTGGCCAGCCGGTTGTTGGCCGCATCCTCCAGTTGGGTCAGCGACATCGACTTGGATGTCACCGCCAGAGTCAGGATAGGCTGGTCTGCGGGGTTCACCTTCGCATAGGTCGGAGGTGCCGGCAGGCCGCTCGGCAAGTAGCTGTTGGAGGCGTTGATCGCCTGCTGAACGTTCTGCTCTGCGATATCGAGACTGAGCGAGAGATCGAACTGCAAGGTGATGACCGACGCCCCTTCCGAGCTGTAGGAAATCATCTGCTGCAGGCCCGGGATCTCCCCCAACTGCACTTCCAGCGGCGCAGTCACGGTGGTCGCCATCACGTCCGGGCTCGCCCCTGGATAGAAGGTCTGCACCTGGATCGTCGGGTAGTCGACGGCGGGCAACGAGGAGACCGGCAGAAAGCGCACCGAGACCAGCCCCACCAGCACGAGGGCGATCATCAGCAGCGAAGTGGCTACTGGCCGAAGAATGAACAGGCGGGAGAGGTTCATCAGCTCGTCGTCCGCCGTGGTTTACGAGGCTTGCGAGGCTTGCGCGGCGCTGGCCGGCGTCTTCTGCCGGTGCGCCTGGGGCGCGCTGGCAGAGGACGCGGACGATGCCGCGCCGGCGGACGCCGGCTGCTTCGCCGGGGCGACCTTGATCTGCGCGCCGTCACTCAGCCGGTCCATGCCGTCGGTCACGACCGTGTTGCCCGCCGCGAGGCCGGACGCGATGACGGTGTGCTTGCCGTCACTCGGGCCGAGCGTGACCTTGTGCACGGACACCGTGTTGTTGGCATTGACGAGATACACATAATCGCCCGGCGCGCCGCTTTGCACGGCCGGCGTCGGCACCAGCACGGCATTCTGGAGCGTATCGACCAGCAGCTTGACGTTGACGAATTCGCTCGGGAACAGCGCTTCGTCGTCGTTCGGGAACGTCGCGCGTAACGAGACGGTCCCGGTGCTGGTGGCCATCTGGTTGTTGACGGCATACAGCGTGCCGGTCGCCACCAACGTGCTGTTGTCGCTGCGGTATGCGGTGACCGGCAGCTTCGCACCGGAGTTGACGCGCTGCAGCACCTGGGCGAGCGCGTTCTGCGGCACGGTGAATTCAACCGTGGTCGGCTTCATCGTGGTAATGACCGCGATGCCCGGCTGGCTCGACGCGGTGACGTAGTTGCCGGGATCGACGAGACGCAGGCCGACCCGGCCGGAAACGGGGGCGGTGATTCGGCAATACGCCAGGTCGAGTTCAAACTGCGCGATATTGGCTTTGTCGGACTTGATCGCGGCCTCGTCCTGCTGGACGAGGAACTTCTGATCGACGTAGGTCTGCTCGGCGATCGACTTTCGCTCGTTCAATTGCGAGTAGCGGGTGAGGTCGGAGCGGGCCTGGGCAAGCGCGGCCTCGTCTTTGGCCAGTTGGGCCTCGGCCTGCTGTTTGCTGATCTCGTACTGGCGCGGATCGATCTGGGCGAGAAACTGCCCTTTCTCCACGTCCTGGCCTTCCCGATAGCCGACCGCTGTCAGGTAGCCGCTCAATTGAGGCAACACCGTCACCGTCGCCACGGGCGTGACCGTGCCCAGTTCGCTCAGGATGACCGGCATCTCGCCGAGGGTCGCGGCGGCGGCCGTCACGACCTGCGGCTCCACGCCGGCCTTGGGTGGCTTGGGGCGAAGCAGGTGGACCAGCATCAGGGCGACCAGCGCCAGCACTATCACCGCGAACACGATTCGCCCGCGTCGGGAACGCTTCGGCTGCGTGGACGTCACTTCGCTCATGCCAACCTCCGAAAACTGCGGCTGCCCCACAAGACCAGGGTGCGTCGATTCAACGGACCGGAACGATGATGCAGGTGAAGTCTACCCAACTATGGCGTTGTTTTTGGAACATTGTTCTGTAGGGATATTCCAATTTGTCACAACAAGCGCTGATGTAACGCCGCGTTACACGTTGGGGCGCTTTGTAAGCCCACCAGGGATGGCGCAGGCTGTTCCGGAGACACGTCGGACACACCTTGATTCACGCCTAAAAGTGGTTACCTGAAATTAGACAAAATCGGCTATTTAATAAGGCCAGTCGAACGCCTAATCTTCACTCACCGAACCACACTGAGTGGATCCAGCCAGCTAAGGAGTGAATCATGGAACAACGTCTCGACTTCTACAAAGCCAACCCCGCCGCCATCAAGGCCTTGCTCGGCGTCGAAGAGCGCATTGGCAAATCGGCCCTCGAAAAATCGCTGACCGAACTGGTCCGTCTGCGCGCGTCGCAGATCAACGGCTGCGCTTTCTGCGTCGACATGCATGCCACCGACGCCCGCAAAGGCGGCGAATCCGAGCGGCGTCTGGCCACCGTCGTGGTGTGGCGTGAAACACCCTTCTTCACCGACCGTGAACGCGCCGCGCTTGAATGGACCGAAGCGCTCACGCTGGTGTCGCAAGACCACGTCCCCGACGCCGTGTGGCAAGCTGTGCGCCCGCACTTCAGCGACGAGGAACTGGTCGACCTGACCTTACTGATCTCCGCCATCAACGCATGGAACCGCTTCGCGATCGCGTTTCGCAAGTTGCCGGCTTGAGTGAGCCGCAGCTCTATTCCGGCCAATTCTCCGGTCAATCGTTTCTGCATAAACCCTGAAGGAAAGAATTCATGAAAATCATGCACGTCGACGCGAGCGCCAAACGCGAGCGATCGAATTCGCGCGCATTAAGCCGATATTTTCTGGAGCGCCTGCGTGAAGACGGTGTGGATATCGAGGTCGACTACCTCGACGTCACGGTCGATACGCCGCCGCATGTGAACGAAGCATTCGCCATCGCGACCTACACGCCGTCACACGAGCGCACACCCGCCATGAAAGCGACATTGGCGGCATCGGATGCGCTGTGCAAGCGCCTGCTCGACGCCGACGCGCTGGTCTTTGCTATGCCCATGTATAACTGGTCGATGCCTTCCGCGTTCAAGGCTTTCATTGACAGCATCACGCGTACCGGGCTGACCTATTTGTTTACGAACGACGGGCAGATAGAAGGTCAGCTGGCGCGGCAGAAGGTGCTTTTCATCACGAGTCGCGGTGTTGACTTGCGTGCCGGCTCGCCCTTCTCGTCAATGGATGCGCTGACGCCGGCGCTGAAGGCGGCTTTCGGATTTCTCGGCGTGGCGGATCCGTCCTTCGTCGACGCGCAGCCGTTGCAGTTTTCAGACGAGGCGGCGCGGATCGAAGCGCTCGAACGCGCGCGCACCGAGCTCACCGCGGTGGCGGCGAACTGGGCCGCGTCGGCGAAGTCGCAGTCGGCTTCAGCTTTGGACATTCACGCTCGACAAGCAGTGAGCGCGTAACGTGAGACGCAGGCGGTGCGCTATGGCGCCGCCTCACCCCCTTAGAACTTCGGATGACATTCGAAGCTCACTGACGATGCATGCGCGGACATCATCTGCACGCCGCTGACCGTTTCAGTCGTGACACTGCTGCGCATGCCGAGACGCTCGCAGTAGTCGCGCGCCTCGTTGATTGCTTGATCGTGCGCGCGGGCCCAAGCCATCCGCCCGCCGGTCGCACTCGCCGCTACCGTGTAAGTGCCGGGTTTGTCGGTGGCGACCACGTCGCTCGCCGATGCGCATCCCACCAGGCTGGCGCACGCGGCCACCGCCGCAATAAGCACGCGTGCCCGGTTGAATGACGGGCTTCGGCGCTGCGGTGCCAAGGATTCACCCTCCTGATCCAGCGCGTGATCTGAGACATTGTTGAACATGATGCGTCTACTTTTTTTAACCGTTTTGCCAATCTTGAAATTATGCGCAATCGGGCGTGCCAGATCAGCTTCGTCAGCTGAAAACACTGTTGCAGACGCTTAAACAATCGCTAACAGTCCGTGCCTGGAAGGGACTCCACGAGGCCACCGCACAACAGATGAACATCGCGTCTGCGCGGGCCTAGGCCCTGTTTCCGTGGCCCTTCTGTGTCATGCACTTTCCGCACTCTTCTCATAAAAACAATGCACTGGCTTTATTCCGCTAGTTGACTGAAATTAGCACGGTCATTCCATTTTGCGGTGCGCCGGAATTCGGGTCGGAGAACCCTACCCGGGCTCGCCCCGCAGCAAGACTGTGCAATCAGGTCCGCGAGAGGCGGATATAAAAAGAGG comes from Burkholderia sp. GAS332 and encodes:
- a CDS encoding multidrug efflux pump; the protein is MNLSRLFILRPVATSLLMIALVLVGLVSVRFLPVSSLPAVDYPTIQVQTFYPGASPDVMATTVTAPLEVQLGEIPGLQQMISYSSEGASVITLQFDLSLSLDIAEQNVQQAINASNSYLPSGLPAPPTYAKVNPADQPILTLAVTSKSMSLTQLEDAANNRLATKISEVPGVGLVGLAGGNVPAVRVEADPQKLAAYGLNLDDLRTLLANVNVSQPKGNFDGPELDYTINANDQIVDPKDYLDTVIAYQNGAPVYLRDVARATQAPQDVERGAWYNHTPAIVLNVQRQPGANVIATVNQIMKQLPALESTLPAGMQVTVVSDSTGVIRSSVSDAAFELVLAVVLVVLVIFVFLRNVPATIIPSISVPVSLIGTLAVMYELNYSIDNLSLMALIIATGFVVDDSIVMIENVVRYLEEGMSPLEAALEGAGQIGFTILSLTISLIAVLIPLLFMGGVIGRLFSEFAVTLAVTIVISAVVSLTVVPMLCARILRAQAQRHPSRFERISEGLFNKTLSGYERGLRWVLDHQTLTLLVAVGTVVLTAVLYIVIPKGLFPVQDVGVIQGISVADNSVSYTAMAVRQAALAEAILKDPNVTSVTSYVGIDGTNPTLNNGRFLINLKARDDRSLNAQQIVRRLQQEVADVPGIKLYLQPEQDLTLDTTVSPNQYKFVLRGPNQQAFDQYVPALITRMKQIAAITDVTSDLNTQGLSVNVEVNRQLAARYGITAATIDNALYDALGQRIVSTIFEQSDQYRVILVAKPEALPDLDSLGNLYLPSQTSSTGQVPLKGIATIKVTKSPLVISHLAQFPAVTISFNLAKDASLSTAVDQIRKAEQAVNLPPSITSSFQGAAQAFEDSLQSEVYLLVAALVAVYIVLGVLYESYIHPVTILSTLPSAGIGALLALMIAGSDLDVIGIIGIVLLIGIVKKNAIMMVDFALDAERNHGKSPRDAIFEASLLRFRPILMTTLAAMLGALPMLLGTGTGSELRRPLGLAIIGGLTLSQMLTLFTTPVIYLCFDRIAERFRRRAAERAARSAP
- a CDS encoding FMN-dependent NADH-azoreductase, whose product is MKIMHVDASAKRERSNSRALSRYFLERLREDGVDIEVDYLDVTVDTPPHVNEAFAIATYTPSHERTPAMKATLAASDALCKRLLDADALVFAMPMYNWSMPSAFKAFIDSITRTGLTYLFTNDGQIEGQLARQKVLFITSRGVDLRAGSPFSSMDALTPALKAAFGFLGVADPSFVDAQPLQFSDEAARIEALERARTELTAVAANWAASAKSQSASALDIHARQAVSA
- a CDS encoding alkylhydroperoxidase AhpD family core domain-containing protein, with translation MEQRLDFYKANPAAIKALLGVEERIGKSALEKSLTELVRLRASQINGCAFCVDMHATDARKGGESERRLATVVVWRETPFFTDRERAALEWTEALTLVSQDHVPDAVWQAVRPHFSDEELVDLTLLISAINAWNRFAIAFRKLPA
- a CDS encoding membrane fusion protein, multidrug efflux system codes for the protein MSEVTSTQPKRSRRGRIVFAVIVLALVALMLVHLLRPKPPKAGVEPQVVTAAAATLGEMPVILSELGTVTPVATVTVLPQLSGYLTAVGYREGQDVEKGQFLAQIDPRQYEISKQQAEAQLAKDEAALAQARSDLTRYSQLNERKSIAEQTYVDQKFLVQQDEAAIKSDKANIAQFELDLAYCRITAPVSGRVGLRLVDPGNYVTASSQPGIAVITTMKPTTVEFTVPQNALAQVLQRVNSGAKLPVTAYRSDNSTLVATGTLYAVNNQMATSTGTVSLRATFPNDDEALFPSEFVNVKLLVDTLQNAVLVPTPAVQSGAPGDYVYLVNANNTVSVHKVTLGPSDGKHTVIASGLAAGNTVVTDGMDRLSDGAQIKVAPAKQPASAGAASSASSASAPQAHRQKTPASAAQASQAS